The genomic DNA TCGCCGGTCAACCGCAAGGTCGCCCTGCACATCACCTGCAGTTCGCGCAAGATGGGACTGGCCGAAGACATGGAGGCCCTTGCCCGCCGGTGCGCCCGGGAAGTGGTCGTGCCCGAAGAGGTCTTCTGCTGCGGCTTTGCCGGAGACCGGGGATTCAACTACCCCGAGCTGAACAAGGCCGGTCTCAAGGAGCTGCGCAGACAGCTCGACGGATGCACCATCGGCTACTCAACCTCGCGCACCTGCGAGATAGGTTTGTCCCTGCACGGCAAGGTGCCTTACAAGAACATTGTTTTCCTGCTCGACGAGGCCAGTTGGCCGAAGGCGTAGGAAAAATACTGGCGTTATTCCGAAAGGGGAGCGGGGGACACCTTCGCTCCCCTTTCCGTTTATGCGGCGGAATGTGCCGCGCGCGGTTTGCTGGGGCATCGTCCGTTTGGGGAGCGACTGCATTGCGCCGAAGCATCAAAGGAAAAGTCGATTATGCCGCTTTCACAAATAAAAAAATGAATCGTTTTACATGGCTCAGCGAAAGTAATATGCAATATGTTTTGTCGTTGACACTAACTGTTGCGTTTAATAGATTGTGTATGAATGGGAGACCCTAATCAAATTATATGAATATATACGAAAATAGACATAATCCTATAACCGGCAATGTGATAATGATATCTAGTAAGATATTGAGTGCAACCTTGTAATGCGGCCTGTCGGTGGTGTCGGCTTTGCAGGAAACGATGCCGTTGGTTGTGCCGCGCTTTCTACTGAGGAGAGTAGCATATGACACAAAAGAAAAAGAGCACTGTTGCTTTCAGTCCCGAGCGGCGAAGCATCCTGAAGCTCGGCGCGCTATCCTGCGCGGCTGGAGCGGCAGGGGGATCGTTGCTGGGCCTGAATCATCTGTTCCAGCCTTCCGAAGCGCAGGCTTTCGAAGTCCCGGCGCTCCCCGAAGATCCGTTCATTTTCACGACATGCGTGAACAACTGTGGCAACACATGCGTGTTGAAGGCCTTTGTCAGGAATGACAAGGTGATCCGCGTTGAGACGGACGACAGCGTGGAGGACGATTGGGAAAACGGCGTTTTCCAGGTGCGCGCCTGTCCACGCGGCCGTTCCATGCGGCGGCACATGTATTCGCCCGACCGGCTGAAGACGCCGCTCAAGCGGATCGGCAAGCGCGGCGAGGGAAAATTCGAGCCTGTATCCTGGGACGAGGCCCTGGATATCGTGGCCGCGAGTTTGAAACACTGCGTCAAGAATTACGGAAACGCGTCCGTCTACAGCCATTACGCCAGCGGCGTCATCACCGGACCCATGACCCGGCGTGAGAACTTCTGGCGTCTCATGAACTGTCTCGGGGGCTTCTCCCTCGGATACTCCGACTACAGCTCTGCCCAGAACCAGGCGGGATTGCGGTACCTCTACGGCAAGGCCGGATACTCGGGTAACGCCATATCGGACATCGCCCACACCAAGCTGGCCGTGTTCTTCGGCGCGAACCTGAGCGAAACCCGGTCCAGCGGCGGCGGGTTGCAGTATGAGATTCTGGAGGCCAAGAAAAAGGGCAACACCCGGATCATCATCATCGACCCCCGCTACACCGACACCTGCGTGACCGTCGCCGACGAATGGATTCCCATCCGTCCCGGCACCGATGCCGCCCTGGCTTCGGCCCTGGCCTACGTATTGATTACGGAAGAGATGATCGACAGGGAGTACCTGGACACCCATTGCGTGGGATTCGACGCCTCGACCCTTCCCGAGGATGCGCCCGAGCACTCCTCCTACTCCGATTACATCCTGGGCACGGGATTCGACATGGTTGCCAAGACCCCGGAATGGGCGGCCGCCATCTCGGGCGTTCCCGCTGCCAGAATATACAAGCTGGCCCGCGAGATCGGCCAGACCAAGCCGTGCTACATCATGCAGGGCTGGGGCATTCAGCGTCAGGCGGCGGGCGAGATGAACGTCATGGCCGTGGCCGCGTTGGCCAACCTGACCGGCAACGTCGGCATCCGGGGCGGCAACAACGGCGACCTGGACGCCTACCATCAGAGCAAGACTCCGCGCCTGCCCGTGGGCAACAACGGCGTGAAGACCCGTTTCCCGGTTTTCATGTGGCTCAAGGCCGTGGAGAACGGCAAGAACATGACCGCGGATCAGGACGGCATCATCGGCGGCGATCGGTATCCCGCCGACATCAAGTTCATTTGGAACTACGCGGGGAACACCATCATCAACCAGCATTCCGAGATCGCCGAGACCGAGCGCGTGCTCTCCGACGAGACCAAATGCGAGATGATCGTGGTCATGGACACCCATATGACCGCGACCGCCAAATGGGCCGACATCGTCCTGCCGAGCTGCATGTATCCGGAGCAGACGGACATCGTGGGGCCGAGCTATGCCATGAACACGGACTGGGCGCTGCTCACCGAAGCGGTGAAGCCCTTCTTCGAATCCCGCCCCGTCTATGACGTTTGCGTTGACCTGGCCCGCCGGCTGGGCGTGGAGAAGGAATTCACCGAAGGCCGCGACCGGGAGGAATGGATCGAATATCTCTACCAGACCGGCACCCGCAAGACCTTCCCGGAAATGCCCGCGACCGTGGCCGAAGCGCGCAAGGCGGGCGTTCATTTCCGCGCCAAGAGCAGGGACTTCCCGGTTCCTTTCGCCGACTTCCGCCAGGACCCGGTTACGCATCCCCTGAAGACCCCGTCGGGCAAGGTGGAGCTGTATTCCGCGGCATTGCGTACTCTCTCGCGGAAGCGGAAGGTCGACAGCTCCGTGCTGGGCGACGTCATTCCGTTTGTGCCGCAGTACGTGGCGACCTGGGATGGCTGCGAGGACATGCAGACCAAGGAAAAGTACCCGCTTCAGCTCATCGGTTTCCACTACAAGGGCCGGACGCACTCCCACTACGCCAACGTTGACTGGCTTCTGGAGGTGCTGCCGCAGACCATGTGGATCAATCCCGTCGATGCCGAACGGCGGGGCATCAGGCATAACGATCCTGTCCGGGTATTCAACGACCGGGGCGAGGTGCGCATTCGGGCCAAGGTGACCCCGCGCATCATCCCCGGCGTCGTCGCCATGGGACAGGGCGCCTGGTACAAGCCGCTCTCCGCGGACAGCAAGGTGGACGTCGGAGGATGCATCAACACCCTGACCAAGTACAGGCCCACTGCCATCGGCAAGGCCAATCCGCAGCACACCAACCTTGTCCAGGTGGACCGGATATAAGGAGGCGACCGTGATTGATCTAAACCAAGAACTCGCGTTCGTATTTGACGCTTCCCGGTGCAACGGGTGCAAGGCGTGCATGATCGCCTGCAAGGACAAACACGATCTGCCAGTGGGCGTATTGTGGCGCAAGGTGCTTGAATGCGCTTCCGGAGATTGGGCGGAGGAGCCCGACGGCTCGTACACGCAAAACGTGCTCGCCTATTACGTCTCCGTGTCGTGCAATCATTGCGAAAACCCCGTTTGCGTAACGGTCTGCCCCACGGGTGCGATGCAGGTCGTGGAAAACGGCATCGTGGCCATCGATCCGGACCGCTGCATCGCCTGCGGCAACTGTCAGTGGAACTGCCCCTATTCGGCCCCGGTCCTGGACCGCGTGAAAAAGCATATGACCAAGTGCGACATGTGCCGCGACTTCCTGGCCCAGGGCAAGCTCCCGGCCTGCGTGGCGGCATGTCCCAGCCGGGCTTTGGACGTGGCTCCGCGCAAGGAGGCCGTCGCCCGGCTCGGGCGGGCCGATGTCGCGCCGTTGCCTTCCGAAAAACTCACTGAACCCAACCTGTGCCTGATAAAGCACCGCGACAGCCTGTCGGTGCGCAAGTCGGCCGCCGTGTTGGCCAACAGAGAGGAGTTCTAGCCATGACATACGAATATCCTCTTGTCTTCTTCACCGTGTTCGGACAGCTCTCCGCCGGTATCGCGCTCCTCGTCTGGCTGACTGGACTGCGCAAACATCCGGCCGAAGAACGGCTGGCCTGGCTGGTCGCGCTGGCGGCCCTTGCCGTGTCCGGCCTGAGCGCCGCGCTGCATCTTCAATCCTACCTGCCTGCGGCCTTCGCCCTGTCGAACGTGGGGTCCTCGTGGCTTTCGCGTGAGATTCTCATGGGCGTGGTCTTCTTTGTCCTGATCGGGCTGCGCGTCTTCAACGTGCTTCCGGCCGGGCTCAATTGGCTTGTGGGTATTGGCGGCGTGGCCTTTGTCCTGGTCATGAGCCAGATATACGTCCAGAACGCGTCCGTGCCGCTGTGGAATTCCTGGGGAACGGCCCTGGCCTTCCTGGGAACCATGCTCCTTCTGGGAGGAACCGCGGCCCTGGCCCTGGCTCCCGAAGGATGGGGACGGTCCGCCGTGGCCGCCAGCGTGAGCGCGGCGGTGGCGGGAGCGCTGCTCGCCCTCTCCCTGCCCGCCTTCTGGCTGGGCGGCATGATGGCCCCGCTCAATCCCGTGATGCTGGGCGTCTTCGCCTCGGCGGCGATTTGCGTCACGCTGACGCAGGCCGCCTGTTACGCGGTGGGCGGCGCCCTGGCCGCCTATGGCGTCCCCGGCAGGCGCGGGCTTGTCCGGATCGGGTTTGTTGTTGTGCTCGTCGGAGCGGTGGTCGGCCGTATGCTCTTCTATGCGGCCAACATCGGGATGTTGAGCTAGAATGTTGAATGCCGGCCGTTGCGACGGCGGCGCAAGGAGTATGAAACACATGCCGTCAGTTGAACGACATGCCGGTCAAACGTCCGTTGCGGACGCCAATGGAACGACGGCGCTGGGGTCCTTTCTCCGGTTCGTCGGCGTGGCCTGCAACGGATTCAATATCATCGCCGGAGAGTCCGGCAGACCCGTCCTGGTTCAGGCGGGAAGTCTGTCGGGCTCCTGGCGGGCTTTCTTTGAAAACGCCGGTCTCGACGCCCCCGTGGAGGCGTTGGGGAAGGACATCCGCGTCCTTCTGGAAGATGAGGACGAGCTTGCGAGAACCCTTGGCGAGTTCAATGCCTTGTTCCGGGTTCCCGAACTGCCCGTGCCCTTGTGGGAATCCGTGTGGCTTTCCAGTGAGAAGATTCTTTTCACCGAGGAGAGTTTCGCGGTTCGCGACTGGTACGCCCGCTTTCAGTGGGAGATCAACAAGGTCGGATACGAGGCCGAGGATCACATCGGTTTCGAGTCGGCCTTTTGCGGCTGGCTTTTCGACGCCGCCGTGAACGGCGAAGGGCTCGCTCGGGACGGGCATCCGCAACCGGCTCAGTCCGATGTGCGGGCATTCCTGGATGAGCACTTCACCCGTTGGGCTCCGGAATGCTTCCGGCAACTCGCCGATGCGGCCGAGACGCCTTTCTGGGCGCATTTGTTGACCTCGGCCGCGCTGTTGTCCGGGGCATTGGCGGAAGACATCTGACGGCGAGGTCCCGTTGAAGGCGCGACGGAAATTCCGCTAGCCTCGGTTTCTGCATGAAACCCCACGGGTTCGACGGGAACGGCGCGGTAATGAATAAACAAGAAGGCCCCGGACGTGCTTGCGTCCGGGGCCTTTCCCGTCAGGTTATTTGGCCTTGATGGCTTCGAGGTCCACGGCGATGTGTACGGTGTTGCCGACCATGAAGCCGCCTCCGTCGAGAGGGGCGTTCCAGTCCACCCCGTAGTCGCGGCGGTCGATGGAGAACTCGGCGGCCGCGCCCAGCCGGGTGTTGCCCCAGGGATCGGCGCGAGGCGAGTCGAGGCCGGTGACCACGAGGTTCACCTCTCGGGACGCGCCCTTGATGGTCAGGACGCCGGAAACGGCGTAACCGTCGTCAACGGGGTAGACCCGGGTGCTTTTGAAGGTCATGACCGGATGGATCTTCGCGGCGAAGAAGTCGCTGCTCTTGAGATGTGCGTCGCGTGCCTCGACGCCCGTGTCGATGCTGTCCACGTCGATGGTGATGTCGATGGATTTCGGCTTGTCCGCGTCGAACTCGATGTTTCCGCTGACGGCCGGGAACATGCCGCGTACCTGGGCGATCGTCAGGTGGCGGATGGAAAAGTGGGCCGCGGAGTGGTCCGGGTCCACCTTCCAGGTTTCAGCTCCGGCCGTGGCGGCCAGGCCGAGGACCAGCAGCAGGGCCGCCGGGATGCGGAAAATGGTGAAGAGCGACTTCTGTTTCATGGCGGGTATCCTCGCGATTTGTTTCCGTTTCGCTTGTGTTGGCCGCTCCCTGAACGACATCGGGCGCGACGGGCGTTATGCCGGGCCGTCTCAGGAATACTGCGGCGGCATGGTCTTCGACTTCTTTCCCCTCGCGCAGAATCGGTAGGTCAGGAAGGCGCCCAGAGCGGCACCGACGAACAGCGTACCGAGGAGGAGCAGGATGCGCGAAGTGGTGAAGGTGAGCCAGAGGAACGATACCTGGGTCTGCTCGGTGTTCTGGAGCAGAAAGACGATCCACAACACGACCAGCGTGATGATGGCTCCCAGGCGGATCTTCCGCCAGGTGATCGTTTTGGTCTGCGTTTGGCTCTGATTCATTGGGGTATTGGTGTTGTCCATGCGAAGTCTCCTTTTCAGATCCATTTGCGTTTTTTGAAGTAGACGAGCAGGCCCACGGCCACGGCGGCCATGCAGCCGAGGAGGATGAAGTAGCCGTAATGGTACTTCAATTCGGGCATGAATTCGAAGTTCATGCCGTACAGGCTCGCCAGGAAAGAAAGCGGGATGAAGATGGTGGCGAAGATCGTCAGGAACTTCATCACGTCGTTGAGGCGGTTGGCCACGGCCATGTTGTAGCTGTTCAGGTGGTCGTTGAGCATCTCGCGGTAGGTCTCCACGGCCTCGGAGACCTGTTCGGCCATGTCGTTCAGGTCGCGCAGGTACGGGAGCATGTCCGCGTCGAGGAGAGGACTGTCGGCCCTGGCCAGCTTGAGCGCGATCTCCCGAATCGGGCGAACGGCCTTGCGCGCGTAGGCCATCTCGCGGCGGCAGCTGTTGATTTCTTCGAGCAGCTCGGGTGAGGGGGCGTCGAGGACTTCCCCGTCAAAGGCTTCGATGCGTTCGCCCATGATTTCGATGACCTGGAGGTAGTTTTCAAATACGCAATCGAGCAGGGCGTAGAGCAGGTAGCCCGCGCCGTGCTGCCGGAGCTTGCCGGACTGCCTGCGGATGCGCTCGCGCACGGGCTCGAATACGAGGCCGGGCCGTTCCTGGAAAGTCACCAGGCAACGGCCGATGAGCGCGCAGGAGAGCTGCTCGGACACGATCCGGTCGCGGTCCTCGCTGAAGGAGAGCATTCGGAGCGTGATGAAGACCAGGTCCGGGTATTCTTCCATCTTGGGCCGGTGCCCGGTATCGACGATGTCTTCCAGCAGGAGCGGGGGAATGGAGTATGCCGCGCCCACCCGGCTTATGACCTCGGGCACGTGCAGGCCGTCCACGTTGAGCCAGGTGACGCCGGGACCGTCCGGGCAGGGGGCAAGGCCGTCCGAATCTTCGATGTGTTCGTCGCGCAGGTTCTCCCCGTCGTATTCGATGATCCGAAGCCTGGGGGCGTCGGTTTTTTGCGAGCCGACGAAGATGAGCGATCCCGGCGGCTTGCCAGCCGTCTTGTCGTCTCGTTTGAGAAATCTGGCCATGGGCTCCTCGGGGTTTCCCTCCATGCATGCGTGGGAAGCCGTGTATGCTTTCCATGCCGATGATTCAGACCATTATATAACGTATCGGCAACGGATGAAACCGTTTTTGCGCCGGAAAAGACGCGGAACGAGCGGGAGGGCGCGTCGGGAGCGGGGAGGCCGCCGCGCAAGGAATTGTCGGAATCGGGAAAAACGTGTTAACGTCGGAACCAGCCGTCCTGCTGGGAGCGGCCTGGACAGGGCGGCGTCACAAGATGGGTTCCAACGAAAGGGAGCGACGTATGGGTATTGAAATCGGCGGGTTGCTCGGGCTGGTCATTCTCGTGCTGGACGTGTGGGCGTTCGTCAAGATTGTCCAGAGTTCGGCTGGCACCGGCTCCAAGGTGCTTTGGATCATTCTGGTGCTGCTGTTCCCTGTCCTGGGGTTCCTGTTCTGGCTTCTGTTGGGGCCGAAAGGCTGATTCGCGGGCGGCGTGCCTGCGGTCGGCGCGTTGCTTCGGCGTCCATGACCATTCCCGGATATTCGCCCATCGAGAGCCGGGTCCGGCGGGGGATGTCGAACCCGGTGTGCATGACGGCGTCGCTTTTTTAGACCGGGGCCCGCCGCCGATGGTCACGGAACCTCCGGGCATGATCCGGCCCGGGCCTTATCGCGCGGCGTCTAGCCCTTGCCGCGCGTCTTGGTCTTGCCGGGCTTGGCGTTCTTCTCGATAAACTCGATGATCTTGTCCGCGATGTCGATGCCCGTGGCCTTTTCGATGCCCTCCAGGCCGGGGGAAGAGTTGACCTCCATGACCACCGGACCGTGGTTGGAGCGGAGCAGGTCCACGCCGCAGACGTTCAGGCCCATGATGCGGGCCGCCCGAACGGCGGTGGAGCGTTCTTCCGGGGTGATCTTGATGGGCTCCGCAGCGCCGCCGCGATGGATGTTGGAGCGAAACTCGCCCTTGCCCGCGGTGCGCCGCATGGCCGCGACGACCTTGCCGCCCACCACCAGGCAGCGAATATCCGACCCCTTGGATTCCTTGATGTATTCCTGAACCAGAATGTTGGCGTTGAGCCCCTGAAAAGCCTGGATGACGCTTTCGGCCGCGTGCCTGGTCTCGGCAAGGACCACGCCTATGCCCTGGGTGCCCTCCAGCAGCTTGACCACAAGCGGCGCGCCGCCCACCAGATCGATGAGGTCGCCGGTGAACTTGGTGGAGCTGGCGAAGCCGGTGACCGGCAGCCCGATGCCCTTGCGCGAGAGCAGTTGGAGACTGCGCAGCTTGTCGCGGGAGCGGGTGATGGCGATGGATTCATTCAGGCTGTACACGCCCATCATTTCGAACTGGCGCACCACGGCGCAGCCGAAGAAGGTGATGGACGCGCCGATGCGCGGGATGACCGCGTCCACATCGTCCACCTGCTCGCCCTTGTAGTGTATGGAAGGGTTGTGGGAGGTGATGTTCATGTAGCAGCGCAGGGGATTGACGACCTCTACCCTGTGGCCGCGAGCCTTTCCTGCGTCGACCAGTGCCTGGGTGGAATACAGGCTGGCCTTGCGCGAGAGGATGACGATTTTCATGGAGGCTAATCACCTTTCTTCCGTTTGGAGTACGCTCGTTTCGCGACGGCGTTTCCTGCCTGCATGGACAGGGACGGATCGACCAGAAGCCGTCCGGACATGGCGTTGCGTCCGAGAAGCATCCTGAATCGCATTTCGTCCCGATTGGTCAGGGTCAGTTCAATAGGCCAGGACCGTCCGGCCAGAAGCAGGGGGGTCGCTATGACATGACGCCTCTGGCTTTGTCCACCCGAATTGGTGACATTCCTGCAGTCCACCAGCGGGGCCGAGCACGGAATGACGAGGTCGTCGTTCCCCTGCAGGGGGTGGACGTTGAAGGACACGCAACGGATGCCGTCCCGTTCGAAGGGAACGATGTCGAAGGCGTGCAGTGCGGAGGTCCTGGCCCCGGTGTCCACCTTGACCTTGATGGCGGGCACGTTCAGGTCGGGCAGGGATATCCATTCCCGCCAGCCGATGATCATCTTCGGTTCTTTCGGTCTTTTCATATGTCCCTTTTCGATGGTCGTCCCGACGGGGCCGCCGGGCTCGGGATGGTCGTGCGGCCACGCGCGCGGGCGCGGCCTCGGAGCGAATGGCCGTCCCGTCCGCTCCGGGCGTTTTATAGCATATTTCACCGGAGCGGGTAATGGGGCCGCCTGTAGGAAATCCTGGACGGAACATGTCAGGATTCTAATCGGATTCCGCACCTTTTGTTTTCGTGCTACTGGCGATTAATGGCGGTTTTTTAGCAATCAACGGGGCGCAGCTATCCGGAGGAAGATTTGAAATACGCGACCTTGGATGCGTGCAGACAGCGTATCGCCGACCTTGAGGCCGAACTGGAGCGGACCAAGGGGCGGCTTGAGACCGTTGTGAAGGCCCCGGTCCGGTCCGGAGGCGACAGCTTGTCCGGCATCGACTTCGGGGCGGACATGGCGCATTTGCGCGCCCTTGTGGAGGCCATCCCTGAACTGGTCTGGGTCAAGGACCCCGATGGAGTCTACCTTTTCTGCAATCGCCGTTTCGAGCGTTTCTACGGGGCCGGGGAAGCGGACATCGTCGGACGGACGGATTACGATTTCGTGGACGTTGCGCTGGCCGACTCCGTTCGTTTGCTGGACCGCAAGACCATTGCTTCGGGCGTTCCCTGCATCAACGAGGAGCGTGGCGTCTACCGGGACGACAGCCCTGAGGAGTGTCTGGAGACCGTCAGGACGCCGCTGTACGACTCGGACGGCACGTTTCTCGGCGTGCTCGGGGTGGCCCGGGACATCACCGGGCGCAAGCGGTTCGCGGACGTCCTCCGGGATAGCGAACAGCGCCATCGGGTCATCTTTGAGAACTCCCCCCTGGGCATGATACGGTTCGGCGGGGATGGCAGAATACTGGATTGCAACAGCCGGTTCGTGAAGATGATGGGCTCCGCCAGAAAGGACATTGTCGGGGCCGATCTCCTGCGCGGGGGCAATCCGAAAATGGGCCGCGCCCTGGAAACGGCCATGGCCGGGCGTCCGTCCTCCTGCGACGATTATTTCGTTCCGGACACGGGCGGTCCGGAGATGTTCCTGCATGTTCAGTTCAACCCCGTCGTTCCGGGCCGGTCGCCCACTGAGGTCATCGCCACGGTGGAGGACTTCAGCGAACGCAAGCAGGACCAGGACACCCTGCAAACGGCCAAGGAACAGGCCGAAGCCTTCAGCCGCTCCAAGACGGAATTCCTCGCCAACATGAGCCACGAGATCAGGACGCCGCTCAACGGAATCATGGGGATGCTCCAGCTCATTCAGTCAACCGGGCTGGACAAGGAGCAGTCCGAGTACACGCGGGCTGCCCTGCAATCCGCGCGGAGGCTGATGAACCTTTTGACCGACATCCTGGACCTGTCCAGGGTGGAGGCGGGCAAGCTGGCGGTACGCAACGCTCCCTTCGATCTGGTGGAGACCTGCGAGCAGGTCTGCGACCTGTTCAGGCTCCCCTCGGCCCAGTCCGGGGTGGACATGGTCTGCGAGCTGGGCGCGGATGTCCCCCGGCGCGCGGTCGGGGACGCCGTCCGGCTTCAGCAGATTTTGACCAACCTGCTTGGCAACGCCTTCAAGTTCACCGACTCCGGGCGCATCTCCATGGCCGCGCACCGGCTTCCCGACCTTCCGTCGGGCGGCTACCGAATCCTTTTTTACGTGTCCGACACCGGAGCGGGGATACCCGACGGCAAGGTCAGCACCCTGTTCGACGCGTTTACCCAGGTCTCCCGAGGCTACACGCGCCGGTATCAGGGGGCGGGGCTGGGGCTGTCCATCTGCCGCAATCTCGTCTCCCTCATGGGGGGAAACATGGCCATAGAGAGTGAAGAGGGAGTCGGCACCACGCTGTATGTCTCCCTGCCCTTCGAAGCCGCTCCGGCCACGCGTCCGTCCGTGGAGATCGCCCCCATGCGCCGGTGCGCGACCGGCCCGTTGTCCATCCTTCTGGCAGAGGACGAGCGGGTCAACAGTCTTGTCATCAAGCGTATTCTGGAGAAATCGGGGCATACCGTGACCGGCGTGGAGAACGGCGAGCAGGTTCTCGACGCCCTGCGCGGGGCGGCCTTTGATGTGATCCTCATGGACATTCAGATGCCGGTCATGGACGGGGTGGAGACCGCACTGGCCATTCGGGCCGGGCTGGCCGGGGAGGAGTGGACCGATATCCCCATCGTGGCCGTGACCGCCTACGCCATGGTCGGCGACCGGGAGAAGTTTCTCGCGGCCGGGATGGACGGCTATGTGGTCAAGCCGGTCGAGGTGGGAAAGCTGGAGCAGGCATTGGAGATCGCGCTTTCCGGCGGGGCACCGCAGGCGGCGGAAGGCGATTGTTTATAAGTCCTTTCCCCGGGGGGGCCGAGCCGGGCGGGGGTTAGGCCGCTCCGGTGACTTCCTCCTTCTTCCGATCAAGGAAGAAGGGCAGGGAAATGGAAAAGGCGCTGCCCTTGCCAACCGCGCTTTCCACCGTGATGCTGCCGCCAAGCTTTTCGATG from Pseudodesulfovibrio thermohalotolerans includes the following:
- a CDS encoding LapA family protein, which translates into the protein MNQSQTQTKTITWRKIRLGAIITLVVLWIVFLLQNTEQTQVSFLWLTFTTSRILLLLGTLFVGAALGAFLTYRFCARGKKSKTMPPQYS
- a CDS encoding DMSO/selenate family reductase complex A subunit gives rise to the protein MTQKKKSTVAFSPERRSILKLGALSCAAGAAGGSLLGLNHLFQPSEAQAFEVPALPEDPFIFTTCVNNCGNTCVLKAFVRNDKVIRVETDDSVEDDWENGVFQVRACPRGRSMRRHMYSPDRLKTPLKRIGKRGEGKFEPVSWDEALDIVAASLKHCVKNYGNASVYSHYASGVITGPMTRRENFWRLMNCLGGFSLGYSDYSSAQNQAGLRYLYGKAGYSGNAISDIAHTKLAVFFGANLSETRSSGGGLQYEILEAKKKGNTRIIIIDPRYTDTCVTVADEWIPIRPGTDAALASALAYVLITEEMIDREYLDTHCVGFDASTLPEDAPEHSSYSDYILGTGFDMVAKTPEWAAAISGVPAARIYKLAREIGQTKPCYIMQGWGIQRQAAGEMNVMAVAALANLTGNVGIRGGNNGDLDAYHQSKTPRLPVGNNGVKTRFPVFMWLKAVENGKNMTADQDGIIGGDRYPADIKFIWNYAGNTIINQHSEIAETERVLSDETKCEMIVVMDTHMTATAKWADIVLPSCMYPEQTDIVGPSYAMNTDWALLTEAVKPFFESRPVYDVCVDLARRLGVEKEFTEGRDREEWIEYLYQTGTRKTFPEMPATVAEARKAGVHFRAKSRDFPVPFADFRQDPVTHPLKTPSGKVELYSAALRTLSRKRKVDSSVLGDVIPFVPQYVATWDGCEDMQTKEKYPLQLIGFHYKGRTHSHYANVDWLLEVLPQTMWINPVDAERRGIRHNDPVRVFNDRGEVRIRAKVTPRIIPGVVAMGQGAWYKPLSADSKVDVGGCINTLTKYRPTAIGKANPQHTNLVQVDRI
- the corA gene encoding magnesium/cobalt transporter CorA, whose product is MARFLKRDDKTAGKPPGSLIFVGSQKTDAPRLRIIEYDGENLRDEHIEDSDGLAPCPDGPGVTWLNVDGLHVPEVISRVGAAYSIPPLLLEDIVDTGHRPKMEEYPDLVFITLRMLSFSEDRDRIVSEQLSCALIGRCLVTFQERPGLVFEPVRERIRRQSGKLRQHGAGYLLYALLDCVFENYLQVIEIMGERIEAFDGEVLDAPSPELLEEINSCRREMAYARKAVRPIREIALKLARADSPLLDADMLPYLRDLNDMAEQVSEAVETYREMLNDHLNSYNMAVANRLNDVMKFLTIFATIFIPLSFLASLYGMNFEFMPELKYHYGYFILLGCMAAVAVGLLVYFKKRKWI
- a CDS encoding TorD/DmsD family molecular chaperone, with protein sequence MPSVERHAGQTSVADANGTTALGSFLRFVGVACNGFNIIAGESGRPVLVQAGSLSGSWRAFFENAGLDAPVEALGKDIRVLLEDEDELARTLGEFNALFRVPELPVPLWESVWLSSEKILFTEESFAVRDWYARFQWEINKVGYEAEDHIGFESAFCGWLFDAAVNGEGLARDGHPQPAQSDVRAFLDEHFTRWAPECFRQLADAAETPFWAHLLTSAALLSGALAEDI
- a CDS encoding 4Fe-4S dicluster domain-containing protein; the protein is MIDLNQELAFVFDASRCNGCKACMIACKDKHDLPVGVLWRKVLECASGDWAEEPDGSYTQNVLAYYVSVSCNHCENPVCVTVCPTGAMQVVENGIVAIDPDRCIACGNCQWNCPYSAPVLDRVKKHMTKCDMCRDFLAQGKLPACVAACPSRALDVAPRKEAVARLGRADVAPLPSEKLTEPNLCLIKHRDSLSVRKSAAVLANREEF
- a CDS encoding YceI family protein encodes the protein MKQKSLFTIFRIPAALLLVLGLAATAGAETWKVDPDHSAAHFSIRHLTIAQVRGMFPAVSGNIEFDADKPKSIDITIDVDSIDTGVEARDAHLKSSDFFAAKIHPVMTFKSTRVYPVDDGYAVSGVLTIKGASREVNLVVTGLDSPRADPWGNTRLGAAAEFSIDRRDYGVDWNAPLDGGGFMVGNTVHIAVDLEAIKAK
- a CDS encoding PLDc N-terminal domain-containing protein, which gives rise to MGIEIGGLLGLVILVLDVWAFVKIVQSSAGTGSKVLWIILVLLFPVLGFLFWLLLGPKG
- a CDS encoding ATP-dependent zinc protease family protein codes for the protein MKRPKEPKMIIGWREWISLPDLNVPAIKVKVDTGARTSALHAFDIVPFERDGIRCVSFNVHPLQGNDDLVIPCSAPLVDCRNVTNSGGQSQRRHVIATPLLLAGRSWPIELTLTNRDEMRFRMLLGRNAMSGRLLVDPSLSMQAGNAVAKRAYSKRKKGD
- a CDS encoding DmsC/YnfH family molybdoenzyme membrane anchor subunit, which encodes MTYEYPLVFFTVFGQLSAGIALLVWLTGLRKHPAEERLAWLVALAALAVSGLSAALHLQSYLPAAFALSNVGSSWLSREILMGVVFFVLIGLRVFNVLPAGLNWLVGIGGVAFVLVMSQIYVQNASVPLWNSWGTALAFLGTMLLLGGTAALALAPEGWGRSAVAASVSAAVAGALLALSLPAFWLGGMMAPLNPVMLGVFASAAICVTLTQAACYAVGGALAAYGVPGRRGLVRIGFVVVLVGAVVGRMLFYAANIGMLS
- the rimK gene encoding 30S ribosomal protein S6--L-glutamate ligase is translated as MKIVILSRKASLYSTQALVDAGKARGHRVEVVNPLRCYMNITSHNPSIHYKGEQVDDVDAVIPRIGASITFFGCAVVRQFEMMGVYSLNESIAITRSRDKLRSLQLLSRKGIGLPVTGFASSTKFTGDLIDLVGGAPLVVKLLEGTQGIGVVLAETRHAAESVIQAFQGLNANILVQEYIKESKGSDIRCLVVGGKVVAAMRRTAGKGEFRSNIHRGGAAEPIKITPEERSTAVRAARIMGLNVCGVDLLRSNHGPVVMEVNSSPGLEGIEKATGIDIADKIIEFIEKNAKPGKTKTRGKG